The Brachyspira aalborgi genome has a segment encoding these proteins:
- a CDS encoding sodium-dependent transporter, protein MHNKNDNQKREKLSSRLGFLLVSAGCAIGLGNIWRFPYITGKYGGAAFVIIYLISLLILGLPILIMEFSIGRGGQSDIAGSYKVLEKEGHKWHIIGYIQMLGCLILMMFYTSVTGWSITYAYYMLTGATEGLKPEEIGQFFGSMLSNPKIMVLSLFIAVFLGSLICFKGLQKGVEKTTKIMMSSLFIMMLILIIRAITLPGAVEGIKFYLLPDLGKIFNEGGIKNFLEVVYAAMGQSFFTLGIGVGSMTIFGSYIGKEKSITNESIIIVILDTLVALSAGLIIFPACFAFGVNPGEGAGLAFVTLPNIFNLMPLPRLWGTLFFIFLSAAALTTVVAVFENLIAFTMSEFKIKRTYASVIVGIVAFMLALTTALGFNVLSFIQPMGEGTSFLDLYDFIVSYNLVELGGIYIIIFCVSKYGWGWDNFINEVDSGEGIKFPKSSRIYVTYILPLILFAIFIVNYINKFS, encoded by the coding sequence ATGCATAACAAAAATGATAATCAAAAAAGAGAAAAACTTTCAAGCAGGTTAGGTTTTTTATTAGTCTCGGCGGGATGCGCTATAGGACTTGGCAATATATGGCGATTTCCTTATATAACGGGAAAATATGGAGGCGCTGCTTTCGTTATAATTTATTTAATATCTTTACTTATATTAGGGCTTCCAATATTAATAATGGAGTTTAGCATCGGTAGAGGAGGACAAAGCGATATTGCAGGCTCTTATAAGGTTTTGGAAAAAGAAGGACATAAATGGCATATAATCGGTTATATTCAAATGTTAGGTTGTTTAATTTTAATGATGTTTTACACAAGCGTTACAGGTTGGAGCATAACCTACGCTTATTATATGCTTACGGGAGCTACTGAAGGACTTAAGCCTGAAGAGATAGGGCAATTTTTTGGTTCTATGCTTTCAAATCCTAAAATTATGGTTTTAAGTTTATTTATAGCCGTTTTTTTAGGAAGTTTAATTTGTTTTAAGGGACTTCAAAAAGGCGTTGAAAAAACTACAAAAATAATGATGTCGTCTCTATTTATAATGATGCTTATATTGATAATAAGAGCTATAACTTTGCCTGGCGCCGTTGAAGGAATAAAATTTTATTTGCTTCCCGATTTGGGAAAAATATTTAACGAAGGCGGAATAAAAAATTTTTTGGAAGTAGTTTATGCGGCTATGGGACAATCTTTTTTTACTTTAGGAATAGGAGTTGGAAGTATGACTATTTTCGGAAGCTATATCGGAAAAGAAAAATCGATTACAAACGAATCTATAATAATAGTTATATTAGACACTTTAGTCGCATTATCGGCGGGCTTAATAATATTTCCCGCTTGTTTTGCTTTCGGAGTAAATCCAGGCGAAGGAGCGGGTTTAGCGTTCGTTACTTTACCTAATATTTTTAACTTAATGCCTTTGCCAAGATTATGGGGAACTTTATTTTTTATATTTTTATCAGCAGCGGCGTTGACTACTGTAGTCGCGGTTTTTGAAAATTTAATCGCTTTCACTATGTCGGAGTTTAAAATAAAAAGAACTTACGCTTCCGTTATAGTTGGAATAGTAGCGTTTATGTTGGCATTAACTACAGCTTTAGGTTTTAATGTTTTATCTTTTATTCAACCTATGGGAGAAGGAACAAGTTTTTTAGATTTATACGATTTTATAGTGAGTTATAATTTGGTAGAATTAGGCGGAATCTATATAATTATATTCTGCGTTTCAAAATATGGTTGGGGATGGGATAATTTTATTAACGAAGTCGATTCAGGTGAGGGAATAAAATTTCCAAAATCATCAAGAATATATGTGACTTATATTTTGCCTTTAATTTTATTTGCAATATTTATTGTAAATTATATAAATAAATTCTCATAA
- a CDS encoding ArsR/SmtB family transcription factor: MKKNIVEKKEVINSKNKNALIEDDCEVNINNGNIASLIPKLPNDEEFTILADFFSVFSDSTRLKIISALSEKELCVHELSSLLKMKQPSISQHLKTLWQAKVVKKRKVGLHVFYRLDDEHIEKIYTWGYEHVKE, translated from the coding sequence ATGAAAAAAAATATTGTAGAAAAAAAAGAAGTTATTAATTCTAAAAATAAAAATGCGTTAATCGAAGACGATTGCGAAGTTAATATTAATAACGGAAATATAGCTTCTCTAATTCCAAAACTTCCAAATGACGAAGAATTTACAATTCTTGCGGATTTTTTCTCCGTGTTTTCGGATTCTACAAGACTAAAAATAATATCTGCCTTAAGCGAAAAAGAATTATGCGTGCATGAATTATCTTCTTTGCTAAAAATGAAACAGCCTTCCATATCTCAACATTTAAAAACTTTATGGCAGGCTAAAGTCGTTAAAAAAAGAAAAGTCGGGCTTCATGTATTTTACAGACTCGATGACGAACATATAGAAAAAATTTATACTTGGGGGTATGAGCATGTTAAAGAATAA
- a CDS encoding heavy metal translocating P-type ATPase, with translation MLKNKEKFLFILEMILGAIVLFLIYSIHDKIHGITEYIIFFIPYLILGREVFKNAAIDFIKGKFMRESFLMSVATIGAIILHEFPEALAVLMFYRVGDYFEDMAVNKSKRTISALMSIRPDSANIIRENGNIEKVDISQIRINDNIIINPFEKVPLDSIIYEGESWIDTKALTGESMPKAVKIGDEVLAGTINGDASIKAKVIREYAESSIAKILKLVQDSQNRKANIEQLISRFSGVYTPIVVFGAIALTIIPTLIYGVDTFNNWFNRSLTLLVVSCPCAFMVGIPLTYFSSIGRASKLGIMVKGGIFLDLLSKVQTVVFDKTGTLTKGEFSIKEIFNSGLNDNETLLKYSAYAESGSSHPIAISIVEYYKKNGGIIEDNLISSHKDISGKGAMATVENKNIIIGGKELLKQNDIDIPENYNKNINVHIAIDGKYAGGFFIDDSVKEDSKEAIISLNKMNIKTGLISGDNIDRVENFAKEMNISVYKGGCLPDDKVNSLEEMMKGSKASIFVGDGINDAPSLARADIGIAMGGLGSDAAIENADVVIMDDKPSKVATVIKLAKKNHLVVIQNIALALIIKFAAITLGALGLTSMWLAIFADTGVTVIVVLNALRLLYPLGEKAEDLPELKEGCDIKITNCDCECKNH, from the coding sequence ATGTTAAAGAATAAAGAAAAATTTTTATTTATATTGGAAATGATACTTGGAGCTATAGTATTGTTTTTGATATACTCTATACATGACAAGATTCATGGAATTACGGAATATATAATATTTTTTATTCCATATTTAATTTTAGGAAGAGAAGTATTTAAAAACGCCGCTATTGATTTTATTAAAGGAAAATTTATGCGCGAAAGTTTTCTTATGAGCGTTGCCACAATCGGAGCTATTATACTTCATGAATTTCCCGAAGCTTTAGCCGTTTTAATGTTTTATAGAGTCGGAGATTATTTTGAAGATATGGCGGTTAATAAATCGAAAAGAACAATATCCGCTTTAATGTCGATTCGTCCCGATTCTGCAAATATAATAAGAGAGAACGGAAATATAGAAAAAGTAGATATATCTCAGATTCGCATTAACGACAATATAATAATCAATCCATTTGAAAAAGTGCCTTTGGATTCCATAATTTACGAAGGCGAAAGTTGGATTGATACAAAAGCATTAACGGGCGAAAGCATGCCGAAAGCGGTTAAAATAGGAGATGAAGTTTTGGCGGGAACTATAAACGGAGACGCTTCTATAAAAGCAAAAGTTATAAGAGAATATGCAGAATCTTCCATAGCTAAAATATTAAAATTAGTTCAAGATTCGCAAAATAGAAAGGCAAATATTGAACAGTTAATAAGCAGATTTTCGGGAGTTTATACTCCGATTGTAGTATTCGGCGCAATAGCATTAACTATTATTCCGACTTTAATTTACGGAGTAGACACTTTCAATAATTGGTTTAATCGTTCGCTTACGCTTTTGGTAGTTTCTTGTCCTTGCGCGTTTATGGTTGGAATTCCATTAACTTATTTTTCTTCGATTGGCAGAGCTTCAAAATTAGGAATAATGGTAAAAGGCGGAATATTTTTAGATTTACTTTCAAAAGTTCAAACTGTAGTTTTCGATAAAACGGGAACTCTTACGAAAGGCGAATTTTCTATAAAAGAAATTTTTAATAGCGGACTTAACGATAACGAGACGCTTTTAAAATATTCAGCTTATGCCGAGTCGGGTTCTTCGCATCCAATAGCGATATCGATAGTAGAATATTATAAAAAGAACGGAGGAATCATAGAAGATAATTTAATTTCGAGTCATAAAGATATTAGCGGAAAAGGAGCGATGGCTACCGTTGAAAATAAAAATATTATAATCGGCGGAAAAGAATTATTAAAACAAAATGATATAGATATTCCTGAAAATTATAATAAAAATATTAATGTTCATATAGCGATAGACGGAAAATATGCGGGCGGATTTTTTATTGACGATAGCGTAAAAGAAGATTCTAAAGAAGCTATAATATCGTTAAATAAAATGAATATAAAAACTGGTTTAATAAGCGGAGATAATATCGACAGAGTTGAAAATTTTGCTAAAGAAATGAATATATCGGTTTATAAAGGCGGATGTTTGCCTGACGATAAAGTTAATTCTTTGGAAGAGATGATGAAAGGCTCAAAAGCTTCAATATTTGTAGGAGACGGAATAAATGACGCTCCTTCTTTGGCAAGAGCCGATATTGGAATAGCGATGGGCGGACTCGGTTCTGACGCCGCCATTGAAAACGCCGATGTCGTTATAATGGACGATAAGCCTTCAAAAGTCGCCACAGTAATTAAACTTGCTAAAAAGAATCATTTGGTTGTAATTCAAAATATTGCGCTTGCTTTGATTATAAAATTTGCCGCTATAACTTTAGGAGCTTTGGGACTTACTTCAATGTGGCTTGCGATTTTTGCCGACACGGGAGTTACTGTTATAGTCGTTCTTAACGCTTTAAGACTCTTATATCCTTTAGGCGAAAAAGCGGAAGATTTGCCTGAATTAAAAGAAGGTTGCGATATAAAGATAACAAATTGCGATTGCGAATGCAAAAATCATTGA
- a CDS encoding metal ABC transporter substrate-binding protein, whose protein sequence is MKKIFFIIILFSIFGCNENKNSSDKLQVYASIYPIYDFVKKIGGEKIEVYNMTSAGAEPHDFEITSKDMANLSKADLFIYNGGGMEHWIDAIKDALKDLKYIDSSSNIDNQNNLDPHFWLSPKNAKIQIENIKNGLIEIDSDNKNYYQSNYNLYANRLDELDNKIKISLSNIKNRNLIITHPAFGHFCKEYSLNQIAIARDEADPKAMADIITFIKNNNVKAIFYEEFSSSKLVDSIAKETKAKILTLNPIESLSKENIEAGEDYFSIMEKNLIALLDGLN, encoded by the coding sequence ATGAAAAAAATATTTTTTATAATTATTTTATTTTCAATATTTGGATGCAATGAAAATAAAAATTCTTCAGATAAATTGCAAGTTTATGCGAGCATATATCCGATTTACGATTTCGTTAAAAAAATAGGCGGCGAAAAAATAGAAGTTTATAATATGACTTCGGCGGGAGCAGAGCCTCATGATTTTGAAATAACTTCAAAAGATATGGCTAATCTTTCAAAAGCCGATTTATTTATTTACAATGGCGGCGGAATGGAACATTGGATTGACGCTATTAAAGACGCTTTGAAAGATTTAAAATATATTGACTCTTCAAGCAATATTGATAATCAAAATAATTTGGACCCTCATTTTTGGTTATCGCCGAAAAATGCAAAAATTCAAATTGAAAATATAAAAAACGGTTTAATTGAAATCGACTCTGACAATAAAAATTATTATCAATCAAATTATAATTTATATGCAAATCGTTTGGACGAACTTGATAATAAAATTAAAATTTCTTTGTCAAATATAAAAAATAGAAATTTGATTATAACGCATCCAGCATTTGGACATTTTTGTAAAGAATATTCTTTAAATCAAATTGCAATTGCAAGAGACGAAGCCGACCCTAAAGCTATGGCGGATATTATAACATTTATAAAAAATAATAATGTGAAAGCAATATTTTACGAAGAATTTTCAAGTTCTAAATTAGTAGATTCTATAGCGAAAGAAACGAAAGCAAAAATATTAACTTTAAATCCTATAGAATCTTTAAGCAAAGAAAATATTGAAGCGGGCGAAGATTATTTTTCTATTATGGAAAAAAATCTTATTGCTTTACTTGACGGACTTAATTAA
- a CDS encoding metal ABC transporter ATP-binding protein, with protein MNKVIEFDKVYFGYNSEHILKNISFFVNEGDFVSIIGSNGAGKSTILKLMIGEINQSKGNIKIYKEDIKKFNNWHYIGYLEQNAYYKILNFPATVYEVIMSNLFFDIGLFKFPNKNHRAKVIETLKLFDMEKYSNRMISKLSGGQIQRVFLARTLVANPKILILDEPTNGVDSETIDIIYNILRDLNQNKNISIIMVTHDIERVSKISNRIFCFEEGNLMELNKEELEIELSHKHKHPHL; from the coding sequence ATGAATAAAGTTATAGAATTTGATAAAGTTTATTTCGGTTATAATTCTGAACATATTTTAAAAAATATAAGTTTTTTTGTAAACGAAGGCGATTTTGTTTCAATAATCGGCTCAAATGGAGCGGGCAAAAGCACAATATTAAAACTTATGATTGGAGAGATAAATCAATCTAAAGGAAATATAAAAATATACAAAGAAGATATAAAAAAATTTAACAATTGGCATTATATCGGATATTTAGAGCAAAATGCATATTATAAAATTTTAAACTTTCCCGCAACGGTTTACGAAGTAATTATGTCGAATTTATTTTTTGATATTGGACTTTTTAAATTTCCAAATAAAAATCATCGCGCTAAAGTTATTGAAACGCTTAAACTTTTTGACATGGAAAAATATTCAAATAGAATGATTTCAAAACTTTCGGGAGGACAAATTCAAAGAGTATTTTTAGCTAGAACTTTAGTAGCCAATCCGAAAATTCTTATTTTAGACGAACCTACGAACGGAGTCGATTCTGAAACTATAGATATAATATATAATATTTTAAGAGATTTAAATCAAAATAAAAATATTTCAATAATAATGGTGACGCATGATATTGAAAGAGTTTCAAAAATATCAAATAGAATATTCTGTTTTGAAGAAGGAAATTTAATGGAACTTAATAAAGAAGAACTTGAGATTGAATTATCTCATAAACATAAACATCCGCATTTATAA
- a CDS encoding metal ABC transporter permease, producing MEIFQFDFMRRAFLVGIILAIIIPCIGVIIVLKRLSMIGDAISHTSLAGITFGLVFNINPILASVIFCIIAALSIEYIRKKISKYGEMSIAIIMSLSVSVAGLLSGFVSNNANFNSFLFGSIVAISDFELKLIIIIGLISILIFILLYKEIFYITFNEKLARLSGVPVRRINFIFTILTAITISISARTVGALIVSSMIVLPVAFSLQIAGSYKQTIIFSVIFNLLWTIVGIFFSYYFGLKPGATIVLISLISVLLGAIRSKIIMK from the coding sequence ATGGAAATATTTCAATTTGATTTTATGAGAAGAGCTTTTTTAGTCGGAATAATTTTAGCTATAATAATTCCATGCATAGGAGTTATTATAGTTTTAAAAAGGCTTTCAATGATTGGAGATGCAATATCGCATACTTCTCTTGCAGGAATAACTTTCGGGCTTGTCTTTAATATAAATCCAATTTTAGCTTCTGTAATTTTTTGTATTATAGCCGCCTTATCGATAGAATACATAAGAAAAAAAATTTCAAAATACGGAGAGATGTCAATAGCGATAATAATGTCTTTAAGCGTGTCTGTGGCGGGTTTATTATCGGGCTTTGTTTCAAATAACGCCAATTTTAATAGTTTTTTATTTGGAAGTATTGTGGCTATAAGCGATTTTGAATTAAAATTAATTATTATAATCGGTTTAATTTCAATTCTGATTTTTATTTTATTATACAAAGAAATTTTTTATATAACATTTAATGAAAAGCTTGCAAGATTATCGGGCGTTCCCGTAAGAAGAATAAATTTTATTTTTACTATTTTAACGGCGATTACAATTTCAATATCCGCTCGAACTGTCGGCGCTTTAATTGTCTCTTCAATGATTGTTCTTCCCGTAGCCTTCTCTTTACAAATAGCTGGAAGTTATAAACAAACAATAATATTTTCGGTAATATTTAATTTATTATGGACGATTGTAGGAATATTTTTTTCTTATTATTTTGGATTAAAGCCAGGAGCTACGATAGTTTTAATAAGTCTAATTAGCGTTTTATTAGGCGCTATAAGAAGTAAAATAATAATGAAGTAA
- the hydE gene encoding [FeFe] hydrogenase H-cluster radical SAM maturase HydE, producing MIDINKAKKIIDKIEKKEKISYKDALTLLSSFEYDNDLNKKKLGKKEKLEIKELKKYLRIKARDKADKIFGKYIFMRGLVEFTNYCKNDCIYCGIRKSNKNAERYRLNKKEILECCKIGYDIGFRTFVLQGGEDNFFNIERMSNIVRAIKKEFPDCALTLSIGEKNEEYYKELKNNGANRFLLRHETSENEHYSKLHPKYMSLDNRKECLRFLKNLGFQTGTGIMVGSPFQKLENIASDLIFMQEIKPEMIGIGPFLPHKDTPFANEKIGEMELTLILISILRLIFPLSLIPATTALGTIKEGGRELGILHGANVVMPNLSPMNVRKKYLLYNNKISTGTESAEGVELLKKSIDKIGYILTGARGDYDTNRKLK from the coding sequence ATTATTGACATTAACAAAGCAAAAAAAATAATAGATAAAATCGAGAAAAAAGAAAAAATTTCTTATAAAGACGCTTTAACTCTTTTATCTTCTTTTGAATACGATAACGATTTAAATAAAAAGAAACTTGGTAAAAAAGAAAAATTGGAAATAAAAGAATTAAAAAAATATTTGAGAATTAAAGCGAGAGATAAAGCGGATAAAATTTTTGGAAAATATATTTTTATGCGCGGGCTTGTAGAGTTTACAAATTATTGCAAAAACGATTGTATTTATTGCGGAATAAGAAAGAGCAATAAAAACGCCGAAAGATATCGATTAAATAAAAAAGAAATTTTAGAATGTTGTAAAATCGGATACGATATTGGTTTTAGAACTTTTGTTTTGCAAGGAGGCGAGGATAATTTTTTTAATATAGAGAGAATGTCGAATATTGTCAGAGCGATAAAAAAAGAATTTCCCGATTGCGCTTTAACTTTATCAATAGGCGAAAAAAATGAAGAATATTATAAAGAATTAAAAAATAACGGAGCGAATAGATTTCTTTTAAGGCATGAAACTTCAGAAAACGAACATTATTCAAAATTGCATCCTAAATATATGAGTTTAGATAATAGAAAAGAATGTTTAAGATTTTTAAAAAATCTCGGATTCCAAACGGGAACGGGAATTATGGTAGGAAGCCCTTTTCAAAAATTAGAAAATATTGCAAGCGATTTGATATTTATGCAAGAAATAAAACCTGAAATGATAGGAATCGGTCCTTTTTTACCGCATAAAGACACGCCTTTTGCAAACGAAAAAATAGGAGAGATGGAATTAACTTTAATTCTTATAAGTATTCTTCGTTTAATATTTCCATTGTCATTAATTCCCGCGACAACGGCGCTTGGCACTATAAAAGAAGGCGGACGCGAACTTGGAATATTGCATGGCGCTAATGTTGTTATGCCGAATCTCTCTCCAATGAATGTGAGAAAAAAATATTTGCTTTATAATAATAAAATTTCTACGGGAACGGAATCGGCTGAAGGCGTGGAACTTCTAAAAAAAAGCATTGATAAAATAGGTTATATCCTCACGGGAGCGAGAGGCGATTACGATACAAACAGAAAATTAAAATAA
- the hydF gene encoding [FeFe] hydrogenase H-cluster maturation GTPase HydF: MNDTPNSNRTHIAIFGRTNAGKSSIINAIANQNVAIVSDKAGTTTDPVKKAIEINKIGACVIVDTAGFDDNGDLGLLRIEKTKKIAEKTDIALLVFDCNIKNNDYILELKWKNQLSEFGIPIIAVINKIDLNQNYKIVEQNIKEIFDIDCVSISVNKKINIDILIETIKNNISKEDEISIVGHIIKEDDIVLLVMPQDIQAPKGRLILPQVQTIRDILDNKAIVIGATFDKFENALKSLNKPPKVIITDSQVFKEVEKLKPKESALTSFSVLFARYKGDEKIYKKGADFIDNLNKESKILIAESCAHIPLEGDIGRVKIPNMLKNKFGFAFDIDYTTGEDFPSDLSKYDLIIHCGGCMGTRKHILNRIRLCERQNKPITNYGMAIAKINGVNYI; encoded by the coding sequence ATGAACGATACTCCAAATTCAAATAGAACTCATATAGCGATTTTTGGACGAACAAACGCGGGAAAATCTAGCATAATAAACGCTATTGCAAATCAAAATGTCGCTATAGTTTCAGATAAAGCGGGAACTACAACGGACCCTGTGAAAAAAGCTATTGAAATAAATAAAATTGGAGCATGCGTTATAGTAGACACGGCGGGATTTGACGACAATGGAGATTTAGGTTTATTAAGAATTGAAAAAACAAAAAAAATTGCAGAAAAAACCGATATCGCTCTACTTGTTTTTGATTGTAATATTAAAAATAACGATTATATTTTAGAATTAAAATGGAAAAATCAATTATCCGAATTTGGAATTCCGATTATTGCCGTTATAAATAAAATTGATTTAAATCAAAATTATAAAATAGTAGAACAAAATATAAAAGAAATTTTCGATATTGATTGCGTTTCCATAAGCGTAAATAAAAAAATAAATATAGACATTCTAATTGAAACTATAAAAAATAATATCTCAAAAGAAGATGAAATAAGCATAGTCGGACATATAATTAAAGAAGACGATATAGTTTTACTTGTAATGCCTCAAGATATACAAGCGCCAAAAGGAAGATTAATTTTGCCTCAAGTTCAAACTATAAGAGATATACTTGACAATAAAGCTATAGTTATTGGAGCTACTTTTGATAAATTTGAAAATGCATTAAAAAGTTTAAATAAGCCTCCGAAAGTTATAATAACGGATTCTCAAGTTTTTAAAGAAGTTGAAAAATTAAAACCTAAAGAAAGCGCTTTAACATCTTTTTCGGTTTTATTCGCTAGATATAAAGGAGATGAAAAAATATACAAAAAAGGAGCGGATTTTATAGATAATCTTAATAAAGAAAGTAAAATACTTATTGCAGAAAGTTGCGCTCATATTCCTTTAGAAGGCGATATAGGAAGAGTAAAAATTCCAAATATGCTTAAAAATAAATTCGGTTTCGCGTTTGATATTGATTATACTACGGGAGAAGATTTTCCAAGCGATTTGTCAAAATACGATTTAATTATTCATTGCGGCGGATGTATGGGAACGAGAAAGCATATATTAAACAGAATAAGATTATGCGAAAGACAGAATAAACCTATAACAAATTACGGAATGGCAATAGCTAAAATAAACGGAGTTAATTATATTTAA
- the hydG gene encoding [FeFe] hydrogenase H-cluster radical SAM maturase HydG has translation MYKFNSKSKNANEFINDEKILETIFEVENGNYDIQKILNKSKEMKGLEPDEALALLLCSDKNVENEIYEIAKKIKLEIYGRRIVLFAPLYLSNYCINGCVYCPYHSKNKNIARKKLTQEEIKAEVMALQDMGHKRLALETGEDPEYASMDYLLESIKTIYGIKHKNGAIRRVNVNIAATTVENYTKLKDAGIGTYVLFQETYHKPTYQKLHPSGPKSDYEYHTEAMDRAMEGGIDDVGIGVLFGLYNYKYDFTAMLYHAKHLEDTFGCGPHTISVPRIRPADDVDVNSFPNAIKDDLFKKIVAVLRIAVPYTGIIVSTRESQKSREEVLEVGVSQISGGSRTSVGGYVEEEEENSKQFEVNDTRSLDDIIKWLCKIDYLPSFCTACYREGRTGDRFMSFAKSGQIKNFCQANAIITLKEYSNDYASNNTEKEIDRVMINEIDKIPNEKVKNKLVSALDEIKEGKRDFKF, from the coding sequence ATGTATAAATTTAATTCAAAATCTAAAAATGCAAACGAATTTATTAATGACGAAAAAATTTTAGAAACAATATTTGAAGTTGAAAACGGAAATTACGATATTCAAAAAATATTGAATAAATCAAAAGAAATGAAAGGACTTGAGCCTGACGAAGCTTTAGCGTTATTATTATGTTCTGATAAAAATGTAGAAAATGAAATATACGAAATTGCCAAAAAAATAAAACTTGAAATATACGGAAGAAGAATAGTTTTATTCGCTCCTTTATATTTGTCAAATTATTGTATTAACGGTTGCGTATATTGTCCTTATCATTCAAAAAATAAAAATATAGCGAGAAAAAAATTAACTCAAGAAGAAATAAAAGCGGAAGTTATGGCATTGCAAGATATGGGACATAAAAGGCTTGCTTTAGAAACGGGAGAAGACCCAGAATATGCGAGCATGGATTATTTATTAGAATCTATAAAAACAATTTACGGAATAAAACATAAAAACGGAGCGATACGAAGAGTAAATGTAAATATTGCGGCTACAACCGTAGAAAATTATACGAAATTAAAAGACGCGGGAATTGGCACTTATGTATTATTTCAAGAAACTTATCATAAACCTACTTATCAAAAACTTCATCCGAGCGGACCTAAAAGCGATTACGAATATCATACCGAAGCGATGGATAGAGCTATGGAAGGCGGAATTGACGATGTTGGAATTGGAGTTTTATTTGGACTCTATAATTATAAATACGATTTCACGGCGATGCTTTATCATGCGAAACATTTGGAAGATACTTTCGGTTGCGGACCTCATACTATAAGCGTTCCAAGAATAAGACCAGCGGACGATGTGGATGTTAATTCTTTTCCTAACGCTATAAAAGACGATTTATTTAAAAAAATAGTCGCGGTTTTAAGAATAGCCGTGCCTTATACGGGAATAATAGTTTCTACAAGAGAGAGTCAAAAATCTCGTGAGGAAGTTTTGGAAGTCGGAGTTTCGCAAATAAGCGGAGGCTCAAGGACAAGCGTTGGCGGATATGTAGAGGAAGAAGAGGAAAACTCAAAACAGTTTGAAGTTAACGACACGCGCTCGCTTGACGATATAATAAAATGGTTATGCAAAATAGATTATCTGCCAAGTTTCTGCACTGCATGTTATAGAGAAGGAAGAACGGGAGATAGATTTATGAGTTTTGCAAAAAGCGGGCAGATAAAAAATTTTTGTCAGGCTAATGCTATAATAACATTAAAAGAATATTCAAACGATTATGCGTCAAACAATACCGAAAAAGAAATTGACAGAGTAATGATTAATGAAATAGATAAAATTCCAAATGAAAAAGTAAAAAATAAACTCGTGAGCGCGTTAGACGAAATAAAAGAAGGAAAGAGAGATTTTAAATTTTAA
- a CDS encoding TM1266 family iron-only hydrogenase system putative regulator — protein sequence MENRIAVIGIIIENKNIVSKVNEILHENGDFIIGRMGIPYREKNINIISVVLNAPSDKINSLTGKLGMLEGVSAKALYSNK from the coding sequence ATGGAAAATAGAATTGCCGTTATAGGAATAATCATTGAAAATAAAAATATAGTTTCAAAGGTTAATGAAATCTTGCATGAAAATGGCGATTTTATAATAGGAAGGATGGGAATTCCTTACAGAGAAAAAAATATAAATATAATAAGTGTCGTTTTAAATGCTCCTTCGGATAAAATTAATAGTTTAACGGGTAAGCTTGGTATGTTGGAAGGAGTTTCTGCAAAAGCTCTCTACTCCAATAAATAA
- a CDS encoding complex I 24 kDa subunit family protein, whose protein sequence is MSENAAFLTEEPISDCIKKLVEEWENIEGNLIMIFHGIQKHYGYVPRNVAKYVSEAIDVPLTRIYEILTFYNYFTMEPPAENHISVCMGTACYLNGAKDLIDEVKSKLSLKGEQQYSEDRKYKLEEVRCIGCCGLSPVITFNGEVKGRVKPEEISKLIEDNNNK, encoded by the coding sequence ATGAGCGAAAACGCCGCTTTTTTAACCGAAGAGCCAATTAGCGATTGTATCAAAAAATTAGTCGAAGAATGGGAAAACATTGAAGGTAATCTTATAATGATTTTTCATGGCATTCAAAAGCATTACGGATATGTTCCTAGAAATGTAGCTAAATATGTATCGGAAGCTATAGATGTTCCGCTTACAAGAATATATGAAATATTAACTTTCTATAACTATTTTACAATGGAACCGCCTGCTGAAAATCACATATCGGTTTGTATGGGAACTGCTTGCTATTTAAATGGAGCAAAAGATTTGATTGACGAAGTAAAATCAAAACTTTCTTTAAAAGGCGAACAGCAATATTCCGAAGACAGAAAATATAAATTGGAAGAAGTTAGATGCATAGGTTGTTGCGGTTTATCTCCCGTTATTACTTTTAACGGCGAAGTTAAGGGAAGGGTAAAGCCTGAAGAAATTTCAAAACTTATAGAAGATAATAATAATAAATAA